From the Triticum urartu cultivar G1812 chromosome 4, Tu2.1, whole genome shotgun sequence genome, the window GACTTCCATTGCCGTCAATGGGGGAGATAGCGGCACAACTGACGGTATACTTCTTGGTGGAAGACTATCTGAACTACTGGCTCCATCGGCTGTTGCACACAAAATGGGGCTACGAAAAGATCCACCATGTTCACCATGAGTTCACGGCACCTATGGCGTATGCCGCATGGTATGGACACTGGGCTGAGATGCTCATCCTTGCCGTGCCCTCCTTGGCTGGTCCTGCTCTCGTCCCATGCCATGTTACCACGTTGTGGATCTGGTTTGCTGCACGTTTGGTTGAGAGCCTCAACATACATAGCGGGTAACATCACTTCACTCCATCTAACGGGCTTTTTTTCTTCTTGAATTCAGATATCTGACTTGTTTCATTTCTAAACATATTGAGACCAATCAAATTAACTATAAACATGTTCTTTTGTGACCGGAGAAAAAACAAGCTTTGTAACATGTGTCTTGTATAATAATTCTTTGACTACAGATTTAAGTTGCCATTCAACGCTGAGAAGTATATACCGTTCTATGGAGGGGCGGAGCACCATGACTACCATCACTACATAGGAGGACAGAGCAAGAGCAACTTCGCTCCTGTTTTCACCTACTGTGATTATATTTATGGAACGGACAAGGTATCTAGAGTTCTGCTATCTTACACTTGAATGATTTAAAACCATATGAATTAAGAACTGATGGCAGGTCACTAAGTCATCTTTCGATCTTTTTTTAGGGCTACAGATATCACAAGGCAACTCTGGCAAAGGTAAGCTTCTACCAATCTTTTTTTTAAGAAGCGTCTTTTCAACAATCAACATTATCTATGCTTAAGCATAATAATATTTCACGCCAACTGTTACAATAATAGTGTGATATGTTGGCTCTTTTTCCTTGAAAACTTGTCCACTTCCTAGGGCAACTTGTCCACTTCCTAGGGCGTGGCATCTTGGTTCTCTGCTAAAGAACATTATTTGACTCCCACCAACCATAGGTTGGATAGATTGATTTTGGATTTCCACTATGATTATTATTTTCCTGTACTTGTGAACAATTCCTGATATTTTTTCCTTAAGAAATAAGTTTAAAATTATTCATGTTGGTGGGATGGACTCCCTCccttcacaaatataagatggtCTAATTTTTTGTGAATCGGATGTATATAAATACATTTTAGTGTGTGTGTTCATTCATTTTAgtccatatgtagtccatattgagaTTTCCAAACCATCTTATATttgtaaatggagggagtatataatACATACACGCACCCATACCCTTAATTATCAGTTAGCTATAGGGTAAGTTTATAAGTTTATATTGTCAATTCTTATTCTCTTAAACTTGTAATATGACTCAATACATAGGGAAACAAAAATGAAGGTATTTATTTTACAGACTACCTGCATCCTAGGATTTGTTGAGGAGGCAAACATCTGGTATTATCTtaactttgtttgtttttgtatCATTGCATCGAACAGCTGAAGGAGTTGGCAGGCAGCGACGTTCAGAAAGGAGTCGACAATGGATTCAACAATGGAAAGCAGGACTAGAGAGAGGTTGGCTTCAGAGGACTCATGGTCATACAAATCCTATCACTAATTCAAGTGGTCTCCGGATATATATCCCCATGATGGAGTACACTAGCATAAATAATTGTTCTATGCCAATCATCAACGTTGAGTGGCTCGTGAACCACCGGCAGAGTCGTTCCAAGTGTTAATTATTTCCAGTTCTCCATTCGTACACATAGCTCCACTACTTCTCTATTATCGAATGTAATAATGATGCTTAGTTCGTGATATGCTTGAAAGTGTGCTTCTTTGCATACTACGTGACATGTCTCTAGCAAGCAGGCATGTGGGAACCGTCAAATATGGAGACATAGTCGAGAGCATTTGCGTTTGTACTTCCAATATCAGATGTTGTACATAATTGGACAATCTATCTTTTTCCCTATATTTACGATATATGTTGTCTTTCGGTGATCAGTATTTTTTGTGAGGTTTTCTTTTGGGGGAATTTTCGATGAGCAATATGAGTATGAGACTACAAAATTCTAGAGGATCACCTTGGCAATCTTGTTAGTTAGAATTGATGTGTTTGGTTTTAGCCTAACTTCTACGACAAAATAGTTGACTAGCCAAATATTTGATGGAACTTTTGCTTGCCTTTGAATTGGTCAACAACGGCTAGAAAAAAAATAGAATGGGTACAAAAACATTGGTAGCTATCCAAACATAGACCAATTTTTTTTTTGTCATGACCAGAAAGTTGATAGGGCGTGAGTGTTGGCCACCATCCAAACATACCCAAACTGTGCAGGTAAGTATTATTCCTCGATCGCCCGAGAAATCTCCAGAAAGCATTCATGCAAGGATGTTTTTCAGCTTCTTCGTTTTATGGGCTCTTATCTATCGTGCCGCTTGTGCTTTCTCTATAAAGCGGGGTGATATGTCCATTTCGTATATATCACGTCACTTTTGCAGTGTTTTACACCTGACAGAGATCAAATCACTACAAGCTCCACGATGGCGACTGCAAACTATGTCTTGTAAATAAAGGAAAGAACATCCAAATTTACGAGAAGATACAATTAGCAAAATGTTAGCCCAGGGATTGTCGCTTTGTACGGTAACGACTATCCGTGGACCAGAGGGGATAGATTTCCCCAGTTACTTGTAACATGTGGAAGAGTGGATAGAGCCCTGCCCGTAGTGGGCGGAACCCATGTTAGTATATTTCTTATCATGAACGTGACATCGCATCGCAAACCAGAAGACGAAAGCTGGGGAAAACGACAACTCAAAAGTTAGCCAGGCCTTAGCAAGTATCGTGGATCCAATTGTTGCTTTTCCTTCTCTTAATTTCCTTTTATTGCCGTTCCTAACAGAAAAAGGTAATCATATTGATAGGGATAAACGATGTCTTCTCTTACGCAAGGTGGTTAGTAGTTCTAGTGCAGTTCATCCACATGGACAAGTGTTCCTTTTGGTAACTTCTAGAAATGTTCCACTTTTAGTCCTAGTGCGAGAATGATTCTCGATAGATAGGCTAAACGTATGTGATTTGTTACGTATCCTTTTTGTTTTCAATTCTAATACGTTTTGGATAtatcaatatggactacatacggattgaaatgagtgaacaaacacatCAAAACACGTCTATATATATTTAATTAAGAAAAGGTAAGAATATCTTATAATTCGAAACGGAGAGAGTACTCGGGAAATACAATGAAACTTGTTAGGGCATCTCCAAAGGCAACCCGAAAAAACCTCCCACATTCATCCACAGACAAGGGACCAGTCTGCGGACACAGATGCGGGAGGACGTCATCCAACGCTAGCTGCATACATTTTCACAACAATTCAAATCAACCGGgtgaaattcgtgcaaacacgaTGAATTTTGATATAAACACATCGGATTTCATTGAACGTAGGATAATTTGCTTATAAAACTGGACGATATTTCGTCCAGTGAACTAAAACCCTAAACCATCCTATACTTTACGGTGACCTCGTAGCCAATGCCGGGATggccggctcctcctcctccctcatTGTCGCCCGACCCGCCGTTGGAGTTGGAGTCGTCGGGTTTGGGGCTGCGGAAGGTGGTCGCGCCGCGACAGGGCTTCCTGGCGGCCGCCTGGCGCTCGCCGATGATCCTCTCCGCTTCCTCCTGCACCGTGCGCAGTGCGCCCGCGGCCACCGATAACGTGGGTTGGGGGAGAGAGCGGCGGTCGTTGAAGGCGTCGTCGTTGGCGACGGCGGCGATCTCGACGAGGGACCATTCCTTGCCGTACTTGGCCATATCCCCATCGAGGCAGCGGAGACGGTGCTTGGCCGTCTTCGACGTCGCCACGGAGCGGTCCAGGGCCCAGGCGTGCGCCAGGTATAGGTCCGTCGCGATGTGTGGGAGCAGGACCTCGGAGTCCGCGAACTGGGATCGGCGCGCGGCATTGCGCCAGTCCCGCCGGAGCTGCTCCCGGTAGGCGTACTCCTACGCCGTCTTGGCACTCCGGgacgatgacgacgaggagccgcCGCAGAGGTAGTGTTGAATGCGCCCGCGTGCCTTGGgcagggcggcggcggagagcatggaggggatGCCGGCTCCAGCTTCACGAGGAGGAGTGCCCCCAGGTGGCGGGGCCGGGCTGTTGGTGTGGACAACGGAGCGATGGAGCATCAGCTCCATTTCCTCCTCGAACTCCGCATCAGGGCCGGCGTAGACATGGCCCGGCACCGCTGGCGTggactgcggcggcggcggctgctggtCCTCCTGGTCGGCGGAGGAGATGACGATCTCCACCCACGTCGAGTCGCCGCCTGCCAATGAGAACGACGGCCCCGGAGGTCGAGGGCGGCGTCTCCACGAGCCGCCAAATCCCGCCCCAGAACCGCTTGCCGGCGCCAGTGCCCAGGACTTGCCCATCGTTAGAGATGTGGAGGAGGGGGTGCGACGAGGAGGAGTAGTATGAGGAAGGAGGAGGGTGTGATGTGGATCACGCCGGAGCGTGGCTTAAATAGTCGCGGCCAGCCATGCGAAGGGTCGATCAGCCGCTTCAATGCGGCGCAACGGCCGGAGTTGGTTCCTGGCGAACGTGCGTTCGCATTGAAGCGACGACTGCCGAGAGATCACATCGGTCAGCGCCGCCCTCCCCTCTCTGGTCACACCGCGTCATCATTGCCGACCTTCGCGTGCTTTGGGCCGGTATGAATGCGACGTGGTAAGCGACACGTGCATCGGAAGGAAAGCACATGAGGGGCAGGTGACAGGTTTTTGGtaggccagggcggtcagaagcgggcttGAGAGCGGTCCGGACTCCCGCAAACCTCCCCActttcactagtagaaaacaagGCTTTGGTCCAGAACCGCTTGCCGGCGCCagtgcccacattggtcccggttcgtgagcccagggggccggccgggccacgtgggccattggtcccggttcgtctggaccttttggtcccggttggtgggacgaaccgggaccaatgggcctcgctcctggcccaccaccattggtcccggttggtggcttgaaccgggaccaaaggcttccctttagtcccggttcatgtcatcaaccgggaccaatgaggtgcctatatctaccccctcgcgcaagagcagagcacagtgctctgttttttatggctgagggggagagggctttgtggtgctctagctcacctcctatgcacatgaggtgttcgatggaatgcccgagccacactacttaagctttctcctctcgaagcttgacctctaagctccattttcctcgagatttgtctagatttagcggtccgtcacgccccgtccccgtcttcaccgccgtcgatcacccgcgccgatctcatcaccgacaccaccgtggtgagcctcttgttcttatcttctttctgaaaggaaaaatattcttacttgtatgtttagatagatacttgtatcattttcttacatttattattgcatcttatatagtgcgatggttttggtatccgtccccgtcggccctcgtcctgtctatgattcggatttggtatgtatattatctttataactattggttcatttattgtttatgaatattatgccgaccaacgtgacatagattttatttatctaggatgtatgtgaatcggaaatgccaaccgaccctattgtcgagaggttaaatttagttgaagaagaaaacaatttgttgaaggaaaaaataaaaaaaattgaggaggagaagatgatattggagttgcatgttgcggatgtcgtcaatgatcacaagatcaagatggatgcaatgcgcttgaagattagaaagattagaaaatatgccattcataccgaggcttggtatcattatgccgttggatcaattgttaccttgattgcgattatgatcacatttgttttcgcattgaaatgttttacatagtttcaatgtatggtttaattaattagatgctctggagagctatatgttgttagatgagaactatgtatgcactttggttttaatgtgatgatgaacttctattaatttggacacttaattatatataatgcacgcagatgaaccggcaatggatgtacggtgacagacacacccgcgagtacattaagggcgtgcatgagtttctcgatgcggctgagacaaacaagcagaatggttttatgtgttgtccatgcactgaatgtgggaatacgaggtcttgctctaaccagaaaatccttcactcccacctgctttataagggtttcatgccacactataatgtttggacgaggcacagagaaataggggttatgatggaagacggcgaagaagaagagtacgatgacaactatgtgccccctgaatacggtgatgctgcaacggggggagctggtgaagatcaagaggaaccagacgatgtgcccaatgatgctgccacgggtgaagctgctgaagatcaagaggaactagacgatgtgcccgatgatgatgatctccgccgggtcattgtcgatgcaaggtcgcaatgcattagtcaaaaggagaagctgaagttcgatcgcatgttagaggatcacaaaaaagggttataccccaattgcgaagatggcaacacaaagctcggtaccgtactggaattgctgcagtggaaggcagagaatgctgtggctgacaaaggatttgagaagctactgaaaatattgaagaagaagcttccaaaggataacgaattgcccgacagtacatacgcagcaaagaaggtcgtatgccctctaggattggaggtggagaagatacatgcatgccctaatgactgcatcctctaccgcggtgcatacaaggatctgaacgcatgcccggtatgcggtgcgttgcggtataagatcagacgagatgaccctggtgatgttgacggcgagcccctcaggaagagggttcctgcgaaggtgatgtggtatgctcctataataccacggttgaaacgtctgttcagaaacgaagagcatgccaacttgatgcgatggcacagtgagaaccgaaagaaagatgggaagttgagggcacccgctgacgggtcgcagtggagaaaaattgagagaaagtactgggatgagtttgcaaaggacccaaggaatgtatggtttgctttaagcgcggatggcattaatcctttcggggagcagagcagcaatcacagcacctggcccgtgactctatgtatgtataaccttcctccttggatgtgcatgaagcggaagttcattatgatgccagttctcatccaaggccctaagcaacccggcaacgaaattgatgtgtacctaaggccattagttgaagaacttttatagctgtggaatggaaacggtgtacgtacgtgggatgagcacagacaggaggaatttaaccttaaggcattgctgttcgtgaccatcaacgattggcctgctctcggtaacctttcaggacagacaaacaaaggataccacacatgcacgcactatttagatgacactgaaagtatatacctggacaaatgcagaaagaatgtgtacctgggccatcgtcgatttcttccgaccaaccatcaatgtcgaaagaaaggcaagcatttcaaaggcgaggtagatcaccggaagaagcccgccatgtgcaccggtgatcacgtgcttgctatggtcaatgatttacactacgtaatctttggaaagggtcccggtggactagctgttctgaatgacgctgagggacacgcacccatgtggaagaagaaatctatattttgggacctaccctactggaaagacctagaggtctgctcctcaatcgacgtaatgcacgtgacgaagaacctttgcgtgaacctgctaggcttcttgggcgtgtatgggaagacaaaagatacacctgaggcacgagaggacctgcaacgtttgcacgaaaaagacggcatgcctccgaagcagtataaaggtcctgccagctacgctcttccgaaagaagagaaagaaatcttctttgaatgcctgctcaatatgaaggtcatgactggcttctcgtcgaatataaagggaataataaatatgccagagaaaaagtttcagaacctaaagtctcatgactgccacgtgattatgacgcaactgcttccggttgcattgagggggattctaccggaaaacgtccgattagccattgtgaagctatgtgcattcctcaatgcaatctctcagaaggtgatcgatccagaaatcgtaccaaggctaaggagtgatgtggcgcaatgtcttgtcagtttcgagctggtgttcccaccatccttcttcaatatcatgacgcacgtcctagttcatctagtcgacgagattgtcatcctggggcccgtatttctacacaatatgttcccctttgagaggttcatgggagtcctaaagaaatatgtccgtaaccgcgctaggccagaaggaagcatctccatgggccatcaaacagagaatgttatcgggttttgtgttgacttcattcctggccttaacaagataggtctccctaaatcgcggtatgaggggagactgactggaaaaggcactcttggaagagactcaataatatgcagggacggatattcttggtctcaagcacactacacagttctacagaactctaccttggtgaccccgtatgtcgatgaacacaagaacagtctgcgctccaaacacccggagcagtgcgacgactggattacatgtgaacacatcaggactttcagcagttggttggaaacacgtctcagaggtgacaacactatttgtgatgagttgtacttgttgtccaggggaccatctttgactgtattgacttacaaaggatacgagataaatgggaatacattttacacaatcgcccaagatcaaaagagcaccaaccaaaacagcggtgtccgctttgatgcagcaaccgagagcggaaaggacacatattatggttacatagtggacatatgagaacttgactacggacctgattttaaggtccctttgtttaagtgcaaatgggtcaatctgttaggcggcgtggtacaggtagacccatagtacggaatgacaacagtggatctgaaaaatcttgggtacaccgacgaaccgttcgtcctagccaatgatgtggcacaggttatctatgtgaaggacatgtctaccaaaccgagaaaaagaaaagataaggaagcgaatacatcatacgatgagccaaagcgccacatagttcttttaggaaaaagggacatcctgggagtggacggcaagacagacatgtctgaagattatgaaaagtttcatgaaattcctcccttcaatgtcaaggctgacccaagcatcctgataaacaatgaagattatccatggttacggcgcaataagcaaatgacacaagcaaagaaaaagtgaagactttctcccgcaactattatgatgataccatgccaaatttgtaacagacgaacatgctatcattgtccgttttgtacatgcacatgctatgtgggtgaaattatgataccatcccaactttcaactttttcagagttcatttgaaatgctttcatgtcttatggttcgaaactttgatacttcgaaagtgattgtccattttatacacgaagtgcatcaagtttttgtcgtaaccctctctactttttggaacatgctatgtgggtgaaatgatgataccatgccaactttcaaccttttcagagttcattttgaactgctttccaatttcagagtcatttagctcaaagaatgaattaatagcaaacagaatgaactacaaaacttttatgaaaataaaaacaatcaattaaaatattatgttatgatcaactaaaataaaactaaaatATTCTTCAATAGTAAAAAgattataatttttgtgacctaaaatcaaactagtgattcacacaaatttttaaaaaatcaaatttaaactattcaaaatttaaaactaatggcactaatagaaagtttataatttttgtgacctaaaatcaaaaagaaatcactaaaaaactataagtatttagttgtaagtataaataaaaaataaatagaaaaaaaattcta encodes:
- the LOC125550745 gene encoding very-long-chain aldehyde decarbonylase GL1-10-like, producing the protein MLPYATAGEAEAALGRALTWAEAAWLRYSASVPDRYLHWPNIAITLVVYTLAPLPLALFDLAAPAAAAPYKLQPKVQHPPATFFRCYMDAVRVSLLIIGPYQLISYPAAKIMDIRTGLPLPSMGEIAAQLTVYFLVEDYLNYWLHRLLHTKWGYEKIHHVHHEFTAPMAYAAWYGHWAEMLILAVPSLAGPALVPCHVTTLWIWFAARLVESLNIHSGFKLPFNAEKYIPFYGGAEHHDYHHYIGGQSKSNFAPVFTYCDYIYGTDKGYRYHKATLAKLKELAGSDVQKGVDNGFNNGKQD